A genomic segment from bacterium encodes:
- a CDS encoding PorV/PorQ family protein produces the protein MLALTLVITLVGIDPDAGTTGFDFLRLTPTAREAAMGGAAIGSTPSPMGFWYNPANVLSAGSPRAHVGYLNYVAGVQTGSAAYSRPVGSDKGVGLGVTYLNSGTMKRTNQQGDEEGTFGLSYADLNVSGAMRFGEALEVGVGVQGLYGSIDTFFAMGLAGNIGANYKLPVNGLTAGIAVENVGRQLKAFQSGIDPLPMDIGLGVAYQPNPSLNLVLDVHKPTADQVRVRAGVEGWVTDVLCLRAGYDSYGPDLKSGGGTDILAGLTTGLGLRWHGYELDYCFIPMIELGAAHRLSLAFSL, from the coding sequence ATGCTCGCGCTGACATTGGTTATCACCCTTGTCGGAATTGATCCAGATGCCGGCACTACCGGCTTCGATTTCCTCCGGCTGACTCCCACCGCCCGCGAAGCGGCGATGGGCGGGGCAGCCATCGGGAGCACGCCGAGTCCGATGGGCTTCTGGTACAACCCGGCGAACGTCTTGTCGGCCGGGAGCCCGCGAGCGCACGTCGGATACCTGAACTACGTCGCGGGCGTCCAGACCGGTTCCGCTGCGTACAGCCGGCCGGTCGGCAGCGACAAAGGCGTCGGGCTGGGCGTGACGTATCTGAACTCCGGTACCATGAAGCGCACGAACCAGCAGGGCGATGAGGAAGGCACGTTCGGCCTTTCCTATGCCGATCTGAACGTGAGCGGAGCAATGCGATTCGGCGAGGCGCTGGAGGTCGGAGTGGGAGTGCAGGGGCTATACGGCTCGATCGACACCTTTTTCGCGATGGGATTGGCCGGCAATATCGGCGCGAATTACAAGCTGCCGGTCAACGGCCTTACCGCTGGCATAGCTGTAGAAAACGTCGGGCGACAGCTCAAAGCATTCCAGAGCGGCATTGACCCCCTGCCCATGGATATCGGACTGGGAGTTGCATATCAGCCGAACCCATCGCTCAATCTGGTGCTTGACGTGCACAAACCGACCGCTGATCAAGTCAGGGTCCGTGCCGGCGTTGAAGGCTGGGTTACGGACGTCCTGTGTCTGCGCGCCGGGTACGACAGCTACGGCCCTGACCTCAAGTCGGGAGGTGGCACTGACATTCTGGCCGGGCTGACCACCGGACTCGGACTCCGCTGGCACGGATACGAACTGGACTATTGCTTCATCCCCATGATCGAACTCGGGGCCGCCCACCGCCTCTCGCTGGCGTTTTCTCTTTAG